In one window of Musa acuminata AAA Group cultivar baxijiao chromosome BXJ3-2, Cavendish_Baxijiao_AAA, whole genome shotgun sequence DNA:
- the LOC135631793 gene encoding phosphoenolpyruvate/phosphate translocator 1, chloroplastic-like has product MHLQSAAFSAARPPLPMLRAGSNLPDGGHCSVPTVSSSSSSSFSTDLPPFLPRIRPLSCRPTRFFLTPRLANQKSSLGLTTVVKAAEDVAAAAAGGTENHGEAAVSSYGSSSTSGMVKKLQLGFLFGLWYLFNIYFNIYDKQVLKVYPFPITITTFHFAIGTVLIWLMWVTNLYKRPKISSKQLAAIVPLAIVHTLANLFTNMSLGKVAVSFTHTIKALEPFFTVVLSAMFLGELPTLWVLISLVPIVGGVAMASLTEASFNWAGFWSAMASNLTNQSRNVLSKKIMDKDEETMDHITLFSIITVMSFFLLAPVSLLVEGIKFTPSYMRFAGLNLKEVYVRSFLAGVCFHAYQQASYMILAEVSPITHSVGNCVKRVVVIISSVLFFRTPVSPLNSIGTGVALIGVFLYSRVKRTKSKSA; this is encoded by the exons ATGCATTTGCAGAGCGCGGCCTTCTCTGCCGCTCGTCCTCCGCTGCCGATGCTGAGGGCCGGCAGTAATCTGCCTGATGGTGGTCATTGTAGCGTACCAACCgtctcctcctcatcctcttcttctttctcgacGGATCTGCCACCGTTTCTCCCGCGGATCCGTCCACTATCCTGCCGTCCTACGCGTTTCTTCCTCACGCCTCGCTTGGCCAACCAGAAATCCTCGCTCGGTCTCACCACTGTGGTGAAGGCTGCAGAAGacgtcgccgccgccgcggccGGGGGCACGGAGAACCATGGCGAGGCTGCGGTCTCCTCATATGGTTCGAGTTCCACGAGCGGGATGGTGAAGAAGCTGCAGCTGGGGTTCCTATTCGGCCTCTGGTATCTTTTCAACATCTATTTCAACATCTACGACAAACAG GTTCTGAAGGTATATCCATTCCCAATAACCATCACGACATTCCACTTCGCCATAGGGACTGTGCTTATTTGGTTGATGTGGGTGACTAATCTATACAAGAGGCCTAAGATCTCTTCTAAACAG CTTGCAGCAATTGTTCCCTTGGCTATCGTGCACACTTTGGCAAACCTTTTCACAAACATGAGTCTCGGAAAAGTTGCTGTTTCATTCACTCACACAATAAAGGCACTGGAGCCATTTTTCACAGTAGTTCTTTCTGCCATGTTCCTTGGAGAG CTGCCTACTCTATGGGTTTTGATTTCTCTTGTTCCAATTGTTGGCGGTGTTGCTATGGCATCTCTAACTGAAGCTTCATTCAACTG GGCTGGATTTTGGAGCGCAATGGCATCCAACCTTACCAATCAATCTCGTAATGTTCTCAGCAAAAAGATCATGGATAAAGATGAG GAAACGATGGACCACATTACTCTCTTCTCAATAATTACAGTCATGTCATTTTTCCTGTTAGCGCCTGTATCCCTATTGGTTGAAGGAATAAAATTTACTCCATCATACATGCGGTTTGCT GGTCTGAATCTCAAAGAGGTATATGTGAGATCGTTCCTTGCTGGTGTTTGTTTTCATGCTTATCAACAG GCTTCATACATGATATTAGCCGAAGTATCACCTATCACACACTCCGTTGGAAACTGCGTTAAACGCGTGGTGGTTATAATCTCGTCAGTTCTCTTTTTCAGGACACCAGTTTCACCTCTTAATTCTATTG GAACTGGAGTGGCACTCATTGGTGTCTTCCTATACTCGAGGGTGAAGAGAACCAAGTCCAAATCTGCTTGA